The following proteins are encoded in a genomic region of Cyclonatronum proteinivorum:
- a CDS encoding M20/M25/M40 family metallo-hydrolase, whose translation MLSPEKLDFLESLLCTPSPTGYESAGQQVWLDYVKGIADRTLVDAYGSAAAFLDVNPDAITVMLEAHADEIGMVVQHIDDKGFVYISRIGGSDPAIARARRVSIHAAKGVVRGLIGSTAIHLQDRTDTKAPGWKDLFVDIGATSRDEALEMVQIGDPITYVDEPEFFSDELLVARAIDNRIGGFIVANALEQLATVRDQLKVNVVVVNAVQEEIGGYGARMMSYRLQPDVALVTDVTHAIDSPGINPKEHGSVKLGAGPAVTHGTANQRKVVELLVQAAADAGIAVQHEASGIRTGTDTDSIFHNRSGIPSALVSTPLRYMHSPAEMVHLGDVQGVADLMAAFVRKLEARHSFRLF comes from the coding sequence ATGCTCTCACCTGAGAAACTTGATTTTCTGGAATCCCTGCTGTGCACGCCGAGCCCGACCGGATATGAGTCGGCGGGGCAGCAGGTCTGGCTCGATTATGTGAAGGGCATTGCCGACCGTACGCTCGTGGACGCGTACGGCTCGGCGGCGGCCTTTCTGGATGTCAACCCTGACGCCATTACTGTGATGCTCGAAGCTCATGCCGACGAAATCGGCATGGTGGTGCAGCACATCGACGACAAGGGCTTTGTGTACATCAGCCGGATTGGCGGCAGCGATCCGGCGATTGCGCGGGCACGGCGGGTTTCGATTCACGCGGCGAAAGGTGTGGTCCGCGGACTCATCGGCAGTACGGCGATTCACCTGCAGGACCGTACTGATACTAAGGCGCCCGGCTGGAAGGATTTGTTCGTGGATATAGGCGCGACTTCCCGCGACGAAGCCCTCGAAATGGTGCAGATTGGCGACCCTATTACCTACGTGGATGAGCCCGAGTTTTTCTCTGACGAGCTGCTCGTTGCCCGTGCTATTGACAACCGTATCGGCGGCTTCATTGTGGCGAATGCGCTCGAACAGCTTGCCACGGTCCGCGATCAGCTTAAGGTGAATGTCGTTGTGGTGAATGCGGTGCAGGAAGAAATTGGCGGATACGGTGCGCGGATGATGAGTTACCGCCTGCAGCCGGACGTCGCGCTGGTGACCGATGTTACCCACGCAATCGACAGTCCCGGTATCAATCCCAAGGAGCACGGCAGCGTAAAACTCGGCGCAGGTCCGGCCGTGACGCACGGCACGGCGAATCAGCGGAAGGTGGTCGAACTGTTGGTGCAGGCGGCTGCAGACGCGGGCATTGCGGTGCAGCACGAAGCCTCGGGTATCCGCACGGGCACAGACACCGACAGCATTTTCCATAACCGAAGCGGGATTCCGTCTGCGCTCGTTTCAACGCCGCTGCGCTACATGCACTCCCCCGCGGAAATGGTGCACCTCGGCGATGTGCAGGGCGTGGCCGACCTCATGGCTGCCTTCGTGCGCAAGCTGGAAGCCCGGCACAGCTTCCGCCTCTTCTGA